The following are encoded in a window of Salinigranum halophilum genomic DNA:
- a CDS encoding SDR family oxidoreductase, translating into MHPKTVLITGCSSGIGRATALAFLDEEWEVYATARNPADIETLGDRGCDISTLDVTDPEDVDRVVSRIVDEHGRIDCLVNNAGYAQFGPVEDVPTEKVHDQFDVNVYGPHRLTRAVLPHMREQESGTIVNVSSVAGRLSFPGGGVYCASKFALEAMSDALRVEVDEYDIDVVLVEPGPVDTQFDQRAADEVTAEELDRSEAYDSFYKAFDDMQAVGGGGFWEESPERVADDIVNAASATKPAARYPVGTVAAVAVLGRFVPDSLRDSAFGLLRKLS; encoded by the coding sequence GTGCATCCCAAGACGGTCCTCATCACCGGTTGTTCGTCAGGAATCGGCCGCGCGACGGCGCTCGCCTTCCTCGACGAGGAGTGGGAGGTGTACGCCACCGCTCGCAACCCCGCCGACATCGAGACGCTGGGCGACCGTGGCTGTGACATCTCGACGCTCGACGTCACCGACCCCGAGGACGTCGACCGCGTCGTCTCCCGCATCGTCGACGAACACGGCCGTATCGACTGCTTGGTCAACAACGCCGGCTACGCGCAGTTCGGCCCCGTCGAGGACGTCCCCACCGAGAAGGTCCACGACCAGTTCGACGTCAACGTCTACGGCCCACACCGGCTCACACGCGCCGTCCTGCCGCACATGCGCGAGCAGGAGTCGGGGACCATCGTCAACGTCTCCAGCGTGGCCGGGCGGCTCTCGTTTCCCGGCGGCGGCGTCTACTGCGCCTCGAAGTTCGCGCTCGAGGCCATGAGCGACGCGCTCCGCGTCGAGGTCGACGAGTACGACATCGACGTCGTCCTCGTCGAACCCGGCCCGGTCGACACGCAGTTCGACCAGCGGGCGGCCGACGAGGTCACCGCGGAAGAACTCGACCGCTCGGAGGCGTACGACTCGTTCTACAAGGCGTTCGACGACATGCAGGCCGTCGGTGGGGGCGGGTTCTGGGAGGAATCACCGGAACGGGTCGCTGACGACATCGTCAACGCGGCGTCGGCGACGAAACCCGCCGCGCGCTACCCGGTCGGAACCGTCGCCGCCGTCGCCGTCCTGGGTCGGTTCGTCCCCGACTCGCTGCGCGACAGCGCGTTCGGCCTGTTGCGGAAACTCTCCTGA
- a CDS encoding endonuclease V: MEPHFPQYLPDASATREEMKTLQRRVAEAASFADEFTFDPTRIGSGVDGPQSTLGPGGRDRTGPDAPVVAGIDQAFLDDAAVSAVVCLQGGEVVERAHAVSPLSIPYVPGLLSFREGGPIVDALAELETDPDLLFFDGSGRIHYRQAGLATHMGVVFDRPSVGIAKSLLCGRPRESVDGRPEGWRTPILADSDVDAPDGRVIGYAVQSRQYASSRKINPLYVSPGHRVSAGTAADLVVRCCDGYKLPEPTRLADAYADEVKAEYLEDA; this comes from the coding sequence ATGGAGCCGCACTTCCCCCAGTACCTGCCCGACGCCTCGGCGACGCGCGAGGAGATGAAAACGCTCCAGCGACGGGTCGCCGAGGCCGCCTCGTTCGCCGACGAGTTCACTTTCGACCCCACACGCATCGGGAGCGGTGTCGACGGACCGCAGTCGACACTCGGGCCCGGCGGCCGGGACCGAACCGGGCCGGACGCGCCCGTCGTCGCCGGTATCGACCAGGCGTTCCTCGACGACGCGGCCGTCAGCGCCGTGGTCTGTCTCCAGGGTGGGGAAGTGGTCGAGCGCGCACACGCCGTCTCCCCGCTCTCGATTCCGTACGTCCCCGGTCTGCTCTCGTTCCGCGAGGGGGGCCCCATCGTCGACGCCCTCGCCGAACTGGAGACCGACCCGGACCTCCTCTTCTTCGACGGGAGCGGCCGCATCCACTACCGACAGGCCGGGCTCGCGACGCACATGGGCGTCGTCTTCGACCGCCCGAGCGTCGGCATCGCGAAGTCGCTCCTCTGTGGTCGCCCCCGCGAGTCCGTCGACGGCCGGCCCGAGGGGTGGCGGACGCCAATTCTCGCGGACAGCGACGTCGACGCCCCCGACGGCCGCGTCATCGGCTACGCCGTCCAGTCGAGACAGTACGCGTCGAGTCGAAAGATCAATCCCCTGTACGTCAGTCCCGGCCACCGCGTCTCCGCGGGGACCGCGGCCGACCTCGTCGTCCGCTGCTGTGACGGGTACAAACTGCCGGAGCCGACGCGACTCGCGGACGCGTACGCGGACGAAGTGAAAGCCGAGTACCTCGAAGACGCGTGA
- a CDS encoding rhomboid family intramembrane serine protease — MAKCDACGKEENLPYQCRRCGQTFCGEHRLPENHNCPGLNDWNDPAGVFESDFDDSVENRGGRSKGVLDRVTSTGGPLGYFRGNMSYLFLGLMWITFALQYFLFPFVLGFGPRSGVWQAVFVLNPGSIEYVWTWVTSVFAHGGFTHIAFNSIALYFFGPVVERYLNTKRFTALFFGAGILAGLAQVGTTLVTTGPFGPGVVGASGAIMGVLGVLTVLNPNLKVYLYFIIPMPLWVLTFGFAAFSLVAGFGAANGVGALGGNVAHFAHLVGLVVGLAYGGRVKGKVGVPKSLQFGGGGGAGGPGRGRF, encoded by the coding sequence ATGGCGAAGTGTGACGCGTGCGGCAAGGAGGAGAACTTGCCGTACCAGTGTCGGCGCTGTGGGCAGACGTTCTGCGGGGAGCATCGCCTCCCGGAGAACCACAACTGTCCCGGGCTGAACGACTGGAACGACCCCGCCGGCGTCTTCGAGAGCGACTTCGACGACTCGGTCGAGAATCGGGGCGGTCGCTCGAAGGGCGTCCTCGACCGGGTGACGTCGACGGGCGGCCCGCTCGGCTACTTCCGCGGGAACATGAGCTACCTCTTTTTGGGGCTGATGTGGATCACGTTCGCCCTGCAGTACTTCCTCTTCCCGTTCGTCCTCGGGTTCGGGCCCCGCTCGGGCGTGTGGCAGGCCGTGTTCGTCCTCAACCCCGGGAGCATCGAGTACGTGTGGACGTGGGTCACCTCGGTGTTCGCCCACGGCGGCTTCACCCACATCGCGTTCAACAGCATCGCGCTGTACTTCTTCGGCCCCGTCGTCGAGCGCTACCTCAACACGAAGCGGTTCACGGCGCTCTTTTTCGGCGCGGGCATCCTCGCAGGGCTCGCGCAGGTGGGGACGACGCTGGTCACGACGGGCCCGTTCGGTCCCGGCGTCGTCGGTGCCTCCGGCGCGATTATGGGCGTCCTCGGCGTGCTCACCGTGTTGAACCCGAACCTGAAGGTGTACCTCTACTTCATCATCCCCATGCCACTGTGGGTGCTCACCTTCGGCTTCGCCGCGTTCAGCCTCGTCGCCGGCTTCGGTGCCGCGAACGGCGTCGGGGCCCTCGGCGGCAACGTCGCCCACTTCGCCCACCTCGTCGGCCTCGTCGTCGGACTCGCGTACGGCGGCCGTGTGAAGGGGAAAGTCGGCGTGCCGAAGTCGCTCCAGTTCGGTGGGGGCGGCGGCGCGGGCGGCCCGGGTCGCGGTCGGTTCTGA
- a CDS encoding inorganic diphosphatase, with protein sequence MVNLWEDMETGPDAPDVVYAVVECLKGERNKYEYDKDVPGVVLDRVLHSNVHYPSDYGFMPQTYYDDGDPFDVLVLVEDQTFPGCIIEARPVALMGMDDDGEQDDKVIAVPTEDPRYDHITDVDDLTAQTRAEIAEFFETYKNLEEGKEVETLGWEDAQAAKDAIEHAMDLYEENFA encoded by the coding sequence ATGGTCAATCTCTGGGAAGACATGGAGACCGGACCGGACGCCCCGGACGTCGTCTACGCCGTCGTGGAGTGTTTGAAGGGAGAGCGAAACAAGTACGAGTACGACAAGGACGTCCCCGGTGTCGTCCTCGACCGCGTCCTCCACTCGAACGTCCACTACCCCTCCGACTACGGCTTCATGCCGCAGACCTACTACGACGACGGCGACCCGTTCGACGTGCTCGTCCTCGTCGAGGACCAGACCTTCCCCGGGTGCATCATCGAGGCCCGTCCCGTCGCCCTGATGGGGATGGACGACGACGGCGAACAGGACGACAAGGTCATCGCCGTCCCCACCGAGGACCCCCGCTACGACCACATCACCGACGTCGACGACCTCACCGCGCAGACGAGAGCCGAGATCGCGGAGTTCTTCGAGACGTACAAGAACCTCGAGGAGGGCAAAGAGGTCGAGACGCTCGGCTGGGAGGACGCCCAGGCCGCCAAGGACGCCATCGAGCACGCGATGGACCTCTACGAGGAGAACTTCGCGTAA
- a CDS encoding PadR family transcriptional regulator, whose amino-acid sequence MSEAQTLGTESGMARDLTAFQQNILVILAEEPMYGLAIKRHLEDYYGTEVNHGRLYPNLDDLVEMGLVNKSELDKRTNQYELTDDGHQTVLDRFNWMLSKFVTSEERADEVRELVDGHL is encoded by the coding sequence ATGTCAGAGGCACAAACCCTGGGCACAGAGTCTGGCATGGCGCGGGACCTCACCGCGTTCCAACAGAACATCCTCGTCATTCTCGCCGAGGAGCCGATGTATGGACTTGCAATCAAGCGACACCTCGAAGATTACTACGGTACCGAGGTCAACCACGGGCGACTGTACCCGAACCTCGACGACCTCGTCGAGATGGGGCTCGTGAACAAGAGCGAACTCGACAAGCGGACGAACCAGTACGAACTCACCGACGACGGTCACCAGACCGTCCTCGACCGGTTCAACTGGATGCTGTCGAAGTTCGTCACGAGCGAGGAGCGCGCGGACGAGGTCCGCGAGCTCGTCGACGGTCACCTGTAG
- a CDS encoding DUF7108 family protein, giving the protein MADDLPDELLDEAERLTRLARDVPNPEEAAAHRDRRDELLAEHGYTARYREDDDTLVLNPSDWFEDGVARTERMDDLSRAVERSLSGAGADDEWQAVEADNADLVERLGEEHGVVHAANARAFADFMGNHYTRRIEAASGREVKEFLEEYYPRNAWPTAEQKAVIEESLRLLFDAAGCDRPSYR; this is encoded by the coding sequence ATGGCTGACGACCTTCCAGACGAACTGCTCGACGAGGCCGAACGGCTGACCCGACTCGCACGTGACGTGCCGAACCCCGAGGAGGCGGCGGCTCACCGCGACCGTCGCGACGAACTCCTGGCCGAACACGGCTACACGGCCCGCTACCGTGAGGACGACGACACGCTCGTGTTGAACCCGTCTGACTGGTTCGAGGACGGAGTCGCACGCACCGAGCGGATGGACGACCTCTCGCGTGCGGTCGAACGTTCGCTCTCCGGCGCGGGCGCGGACGACGAGTGGCAGGCTGTCGAAGCCGACAACGCCGACCTCGTCGAACGGCTCGGCGAGGAACACGGGGTCGTCCACGCGGCGAACGCCCGGGCGTTCGCCGACTTCATGGGGAACCACTACACGCGGCGTATCGAAGCGGCCTCCGGCCGCGAGGTGAAGGAGTTCCTCGAGGAGTACTATCCGCGCAACGCGTGGCCGACTGCGGAGCAAAAGGCGGTGATAGAGGAGTCGTTGAGACTCCTGTTCGACGCCGCTGGGTGTGACCGACCCAGCTACAGGTGA
- the rnhA gene encoding ribonuclease HI gives MPSVACDPEKARRRLEAAGVDVEPGNTEYERWRASHGGAVAVAYDDKVVVQGATPVDLLGHLRESGGRAHVYFDGACRGNPGPASVGYAIVTADGVVAEGSERIGESTNNRAEYEALIRALEVARDHGFDEVDVRGDAELIVKQVRGEWNTNDPDLRERRVTALELLSGFDRWSLEHVPREINDRADSLANEALDDG, from the coding sequence ATGCCAAGCGTTGCGTGTGACCCAGAGAAGGCTCGCCGACGGCTCGAAGCCGCCGGCGTCGACGTCGAACCCGGCAACACCGAGTACGAACGGTGGCGAGCGTCGCACGGGGGGGCCGTCGCCGTCGCTTACGACGACAAGGTGGTCGTGCAGGGGGCGACACCCGTCGACCTCCTCGGACACCTCCGCGAGAGTGGCGGTCGTGCGCACGTCTACTTCGACGGGGCGTGTCGCGGTAATCCCGGCCCGGCGTCGGTGGGGTACGCCATCGTCACGGCCGACGGAGTCGTCGCCGAAGGGAGCGAGCGCATCGGCGAGTCGACCAACAACCGCGCGGAGTACGAGGCGTTGATTCGCGCGCTGGAGGTCGCCCGCGACCACGGCTTCGACGAAGTGGACGTCCGCGGCGACGCCGAACTCATCGTCAAGCAGGTCCGCGGCGAGTGGAACACGAACGACCCCGACCTGCGCGAGCGGCGCGTCACCGCACTCGAACTGCTCTCGGGGTTCGACCGCTGGTCGCTCGAACACGTTCCGCGGGAGATAAACGACCGCGCCGACTCCCTAGCGAACGAGGCGCTCGACGATGGCTGA
- a CDS encoding transcription initiation factor IIB, whose amino-acid sequence MTRPTRQRERDGDRRRWTADADEEEADSDEIDLDEVDSDEIIRTGDGELIHEPTGLIIEEEQIDPGPEWRAFNHSERQQKSRVGAPTTQTMHDKGLTTTIDWKDKDAYGRSISSKKRSQMHRLRKWQERIRTKDAGERNLQFALSEIDRMASALGVPRSVREVASVIYRRALSEDLIRGRSIEGVATSALYAACRKEGIPRSLEEIAEVSRVERKEIGRTYRYISQELGLEMKPVDPKRYVPRFCSELDLSKEVQSKAEEIIETTAEKGLLSGKSPTGFAAAAIYAASLLCNEKKTQREVADVAQVTEVTIRNRYQEQIEAMGIHN is encoded by the coding sequence ATGACACGGCCCACCCGCCAACGGGAGCGCGACGGTGACCGTCGCCGATGGACCGCGGATGCGGACGAGGAGGAGGCGGACTCTGACGAGATCGACCTCGACGAGGTAGACTCGGACGAGATCATCCGCACGGGGGACGGCGAACTCATTCACGAACCGACGGGGCTCATCATCGAGGAGGAACAGATCGACCCGGGACCGGAGTGGCGGGCGTTCAACCACTCAGAGCGACAGCAGAAGTCCCGGGTCGGCGCGCCGACGACCCAGACGATGCACGACAAGGGGTTGACGACGACCATCGACTGGAAGGACAAAGACGCCTACGGCCGCTCCATCTCCTCGAAGAAACGCTCGCAGATGCACCGCCTGCGGAAGTGGCAAGAGCGCATCCGGACGAAGGACGCGGGCGAGCGTAACCTCCAGTTCGCGCTGAGCGAGATCGACCGGATGGCGAGTGCGCTCGGCGTGCCGCGGTCGGTGCGCGAGGTCGCGTCGGTCATCTACCGCCGCGCGCTCTCTGAGGACCTCATCCGTGGGCGAAGTATCGAGGGTGTCGCCACCAGCGCGCTCTACGCCGCCTGTCGCAAGGAGGGCATCCCGCGGTCGCTCGAGGAGATCGCCGAGGTCTCCCGCGTCGAGCGCAAGGAGATCGGTCGTACCTACCGGTACATCTCCCAGGAACTCGGCCTCGAGATGAAACCCGTCGACCCGAAGCGGTACGTCCCACGCTTCTGTTCGGAACTCGACCTCTCGAAGGAGGTCCAGTCGAAAGCCGAAGAGATCATCGAGACCACCGCCGAGAAGGGCCTGCTCTCGGGGAAGTCGCCCACCGGCTTCGCAGCCGCGGCCATCTACGCGGCCTCGCTCCTCTGTAACGAGAAGAAGACCCAGCGTGAGGTCGCCGACGTCGCGCAGGTGACCGAGGTCACCATCCGCAACCGGTATCAAGAACAGATTGAAGCGATGGGCATCCACAACTGA
- the nreA gene encoding DNA repair protein NreA, with the protein MRLDEYLDIEENERAERRRLVEEKSYAILDHLETFQDRFDEVVQGDSLYGGVSPSIFVGRSNYPRVSTGILSPVGHDEDAATFETSAGWYDEGVSISDVFARRTSLLNSNQSTTVDSVHDTWDGFLGVQREVAISDRPVTVEIGLDGRPDVDLDPGRDDIATPTGPRARARSAQLGENPHVPRPVEKTLEDDDWNAQGAMTYLYRRGFDVYDVNTILSAGALGRGENRRLVPTRWSITAVDDTVGQYLRGRIRDAPSVDTVEVYRNEFLGNAFWVVLLPGTWEFELVELKAPGSVWNPDPEAGVWLAADHEGHEGRTGYVEETAGAYHASRLGVLEHLESRGRQAKALVLRHVSDDYWGPCGVWQVRESVRNAFDEGGTAETLGEAVRSVAPYLPVSLDRLRRTSTMVSGVQATLGDFSTE; encoded by the coding sequence ATGCGTCTCGACGAGTATCTCGACATCGAGGAGAACGAGCGTGCCGAGCGCCGTCGCCTCGTCGAGGAGAAGTCCTACGCCATCCTCGACCACCTCGAGACCTTTCAGGACCGATTCGACGAGGTGGTCCAGGGTGACTCGCTGTACGGCGGCGTCTCCCCCTCGATATTCGTCGGCCGTTCGAACTACCCCCGGGTCTCGACGGGCATCCTCTCGCCCGTCGGCCACGACGAGGACGCCGCGACGTTCGAGACCTCGGCGGGGTGGTACGACGAGGGGGTCTCCATCTCCGACGTGTTCGCGAGACGGACCTCGCTGCTCAACTCGAACCAGTCCACCACGGTCGATTCGGTCCACGACACGTGGGACGGCTTCCTCGGCGTCCAGCGTGAGGTCGCCATCTCGGACCGCCCCGTCACCGTCGAAATCGGACTGGACGGGAGACCCGACGTGGACCTCGACCCTGGTCGCGACGATATCGCCACGCCAACCGGTCCGCGTGCGCGGGCTCGGTCCGCACAGTTGGGTGAGAACCCCCACGTCCCCCGTCCGGTCGAGAAGACGCTGGAGGACGACGACTGGAACGCACAGGGGGCGATGACGTACCTGTACAGACGCGGCTTCGACGTCTACGACGTCAACACTATCCTCTCGGCGGGGGCGCTCGGACGGGGGGAGAACCGACGCCTGGTCCCGACGCGGTGGTCGATTACGGCCGTCGACGACACCGTGGGGCAGTATCTCCGTGGCCGCATCCGTGACGCTCCCTCCGTCGACACCGTAGAGGTGTACCGCAACGAGTTCCTCGGCAACGCCTTCTGGGTCGTTCTCCTCCCCGGCACGTGGGAGTTCGAACTCGTCGAACTGAAGGCGCCGGGCAGCGTCTGGAACCCCGACCCCGAAGCGGGCGTCTGGCTCGCCGCCGACCACGAGGGCCACGAGGGCCGAACCGGTTACGTCGAGGAGACGGCCGGCGCGTACCACGCCTCCCGCCTCGGCGTCCTCGAACATCTCGAGTCGCGGGGCCGGCAGGCGAAGGCGCTCGTCCTCAGACACGTCTCCGACGACTACTGGGGGCCGTGTGGGGTGTGGCAGGTCAGAGAGAGCGTCCGCAACGCCTTCGACGAGGGGGGGACGGCGGAGACGCTCGGCGAGGCAGTGCGCTCTGTCGCGCCGTACCTGCCGGTCTCGCTCGACCGTCTCCGGCGCACGTCGACGATGGTGTCGGGTGTCCAGGCGACGCTGGGAGACTTCTCCACCGAGTGA
- a CDS encoding preprotein translocase subunit TatA: MVPLFPGVPGGPELLVVLLLAVALFGVPVVVAVLGWRHLRGSGRVDELEARVRELESELEDVDDERTEHGRPDDGGGRGTDDEPPR; the protein is encoded by the coding sequence ATGGTCCCACTGTTCCCCGGTGTTCCGGGCGGGCCGGAACTCCTCGTCGTTCTCTTGCTCGCTGTCGCGCTGTTCGGCGTGCCGGTCGTCGTCGCGGTGCTCGGCTGGCGACACCTCCGTGGCTCCGGTCGCGTCGACGAACTCGAGGCACGGGTCCGTGAGCTGGAGTCGGAACTCGAAGACGTCGACGACGAACGAACCGAACACGGTCGTCCCGACGACGGCGGGGGACGGGGCACCGACGACGAGCCACCGCGCTGA
- a CDS encoding DUF302 domain-containing protein — MTLPIDPSVLTGEDIGEHRTTLQMEHEEAIEHVREAFAQAGFGTAVEFSVSDLLNEKIGADRDPYYVLGACSPAVADRALDASDNTLGGLMPCNVVVWQTEPGVQEVYHVSIMRIARLVGMAPDDDEMADIVATTGEMVEEAWGNLDTAVETEADD, encoded by the coding sequence ATGACGCTCCCAATCGATCCGTCCGTCCTCACGGGTGAGGACATCGGTGAGCACCGGACGACACTCCAGATGGAACACGAGGAGGCGATCGAGCACGTCCGCGAGGCGTTCGCGCAGGCGGGCTTCGGGACGGCCGTCGAGTTCTCCGTCTCGGACCTCCTCAACGAGAAAATCGGGGCCGACCGCGACCCCTACTACGTGCTCGGTGCGTGCAGTCCCGCGGTCGCGGACCGCGCCCTCGACGCCAGCGACAACACGCTCGGCGGCCTGATGCCGTGTAACGTCGTCGTCTGGCAGACCGAACCCGGCGTCCAGGAGGTCTACCACGTGAGCATCATGCGCATCGCTCGCCTGGTCGGGATGGCACCCGACGACGACGAGATGGCCGACATCGTCGCCACGACGGGCGAGATGGTCGAGGAGGCGTGGGGGAACCTCGACACGGCGGTCGAGACCGAAGCCGACGACTGA
- a CDS encoding CPBP family glutamic-type intramembrane protease has translation MRALRDTVVFIALPAALAITHGRHLGWRVDRRALRNAVLIALFVLPFYLVGSSLPSIRAYYPMWETSTALSAFLPHALQQFVVVVAAETYYRGLLCVGVRDELGFKSVFISPVVYALHHVGKPPIELLLSGPTDVLFGAVDYDANSILPSIVAHGLGLVLLDWLVLHPPILPPERVIEWFSFLPIPL, from the coding sequence ATGCGCGCCCTGCGTGACACGGTGGTCTTCATCGCCCTCCCGGCCGCGCTCGCCATCACGCACGGGCGGCATCTCGGATGGCGCGTCGACCGCCGTGCGCTCCGAAACGCCGTGCTCATCGCGCTGTTCGTCCTCCCCTTCTATCTGGTCGGCTCGTCGCTCCCGAGCATCCGCGCGTACTACCCGATGTGGGAGACGTCGACGGCGCTCTCGGCGTTTCTCCCGCACGCACTCCAGCAGTTCGTGGTCGTGGTCGCCGCCGAGACGTACTACCGCGGCCTCCTCTGTGTCGGCGTCCGGGACGAACTCGGATTCAAGAGCGTCTTCATCTCGCCGGTCGTGTACGCCCTCCACCACGTCGGCAAGCCGCCCATCGAACTGCTCCTGTCGGGGCCGACAGACGTCCTCTTCGGTGCGGTCGACTACGACGCCAACTCCATCCTTCCGTCCATCGTCGCCCACGGGCTCGGCCTCGTGCTCCTCGACTGGCTCGTCCTCCACCCGCCGATTCTCCCCCCCGAGCGAGTCATCGAGTGGTTCTCGTTCCTGCCGATTCCGCTGTGA
- a CDS encoding DUF5789 family protein produces MADDEEAAEEPVVELGEGEAVEGQPLARVAARLTWPHEKSRVIEKEGDSVIRTPAGPQSLADVLGDVDVTYFDTRQSFVAAVTEAVGDAPIQTE; encoded by the coding sequence ATGGCAGACGACGAAGAAGCAGCGGAGGAGCCTGTCGTCGAACTCGGCGAGGGCGAGGCGGTCGAGGGGCAGCCACTCGCGCGCGTCGCCGCTCGACTGACCTGGCCACACGAGAAGAGCCGCGTCATCGAGAAGGAAGGCGACAGCGTCATCCGCACGCCCGCCGGTCCCCAGTCGCTCGCGGACGTCCTCGGAGACGTCGACGTCACGTACTTCGACACGCGGCAGTCCTTCGTGGCGGCCGTCACCGAGGCGGTCGGAGACGCGCCCATCCAGACCGAGTAG
- a CDS encoding DUF7139 domain-containing protein: MTSLSEVYTGEGRSGEHRPDLRRLYAGVSLFLVGALLVLSGILVAATDLLYTTATLEGITNSRHVGGVLGGLGVPAVFLGVLTILPSAKRTRLAALVGAAIAVLGVGMFWHAYPCQWSGSNCGAGLMDLTLPTVGVYFFGVITTFWWLFVGIANFKTRNAPGGTVRMEVTRQGETKVVEVPQPGPGSVGLFGSQPDGGVETQTGSEGTGDGASWSSAMFSPTADSSSASTAASRSQPAPSRSPTSPASDGGATTTDIRSPLDGSGDDGTEFVPNPGDEPTPRQVGDRYCGSCQHFDYVRTGQGIQPYCGLHDDLMDDMDACDEWTAR, encoded by the coding sequence ATGACCAGTCTCTCGGAGGTGTACACAGGGGAGGGACGGTCGGGCGAACACCGCCCGGACCTCCGGCGGCTGTACGCAGGCGTCAGCCTCTTCCTCGTCGGCGCGCTCCTCGTACTGAGCGGGATTCTCGTCGCGGCGACGGACCTTCTCTACACGACGGCGACGCTCGAAGGCATCACGAACAGCCGCCACGTCGGCGGCGTCCTCGGCGGCCTCGGCGTCCCTGCGGTCTTCCTCGGTGTGTTGACGATTCTCCCCTCGGCGAAACGGACGCGGCTGGCCGCGCTCGTCGGGGCCGCTATCGCCGTCCTCGGTGTCGGTATGTTCTGGCACGCCTACCCGTGTCAGTGGTCCGGGTCGAACTGTGGAGCCGGGCTGATGGACCTCACGCTCCCCACCGTCGGTGTCTACTTCTTCGGCGTCATCACGACGTTCTGGTGGCTCTTCGTCGGCATCGCCAACTTCAAGACGCGGAACGCGCCCGGCGGCACCGTCCGGATGGAGGTCACCCGCCAGGGCGAGACGAAGGTCGTCGAGGTGCCACAGCCCGGTCCGGGCAGCGTCGGCCTCTTCGGCTCCCAGCCCGACGGCGGCGTCGAGACCCAGACGGGCTCCGAGGGGACCGGCGACGGCGCCTCGTGGAGTTCGGCGATGTTCTCCCCGACGGCCGACTCGTCGTCCGCTTCGACTGCTGCCTCGCGCTCGCAACCGGCGCCGTCGCGCTCGCCGACCTCCCCGGCGTCAGACGGCGGCGCGACCACCACCGACATCCGCTCGCCGCTCGACGGGAGCGGGGACGACGGCACCGAGTTCGTCCCCAACCCAGGAGACGAGCCCACCCCCCGGCAGGTCGGCGACCGCTACTGCGGGAGCTGTCAGCACTTCGATTACGTCCGGACCGGACAGGGCATCCAGCCGTACTGCGGCCTCCACGACGACCTGATGGACGACATGGACGCCTGCGACGAGTGGACGGCCCGCTGA
- a CDS encoding Mut7-C RNAse domain-containing protein → MARRLLVDAMLGKLARYLRMCGYDAAYALDRGLEADEDLLAVARDEGRQLLTRDRQLADRAPAGVRIDAREIDDQLRELLADGFDLSLADEPARCGRCNGRVAPVGEDETVPAYAPDPTETPCHRCRDCGQVFWKGSHWDDVRARLRRVKDETE, encoded by the coding sequence ATGGCCCGACGACTCCTCGTCGACGCGATGCTCGGCAAGCTGGCGCGCTACCTTCGGATGTGCGGGTACGACGCGGCGTACGCGCTCGACCGCGGGCTCGAGGCCGACGAGGACCTGCTCGCCGTGGCTCGCGACGAAGGGCGACAGCTCCTGACGAGAGACAGACAGCTAGCCGACAGAGCGCCCGCCGGCGTCCGCATCGACGCCCGGGAGATAGACGACCAGCTCCGTGAACTGCTGGCGGACGGCTTCGACCTCTCGCTCGCGGACGAGCCGGCACGGTGTGGACGGTGTAACGGTCGGGTCGCCCCGGTCGGTGAGGACGAAACGGTCCCCGCGTACGCGCCGGACCCCACGGAGACGCCGTGTCACCGGTGTCGTGACTGCGGGCAGGTGTTCTGGAAGGGGAGCCACTGGGACGACGTCCGGGCACGGCTGAGGCGGGTGAAAGACGAGACGGAGTGA